The genomic interval GTTGGAGTCGACCGAGGCGGCGGTGCTGTTTCCCAGCGGATTCGCGGCGTGCTGTGGAACGGTCGCGACTTTGGCCGAGAAAGGCGACTTGATCTTGAGCGATGCGTTGAATCACGCGTCGCTCATTGACGGCTGTCGTCTCAGCCGTGCGGACTGCCTGGTCTATCCTCATCGCGATGTTTCAGTTGTTGAGCAGTTGCTGCAGACGCACCGAGCCAAGTACGCGCGCGTATGGATCGTGACCGACACGGTATTCAGCATGGACGGGCATACGGCACCCTTGGTCGCGTTGTGCGATTTGGCGGAGGAACATGACGCGACGTTGATCGTGGACGAGGCGCACGCGACGGGCGTGCTGGGAGCATCCGGAGGCGGATTGTGCGAGCACTTGGGAGTCCGGCAGCGAGTTGCGATTCGGATCGGCACGCTCAGCAAGGCGATCGGGGCGCAAGGGGGGTTCGTTGCTGCACCCGCGATCGTGGTCGATCACTTGATCAACCACTGTCGGACGCTGATCTTCAGCACGGCTCTGGCGCCCTCCGCGGTGGCGGCCGGCCGCTCGGGATTGCTGCAGATTCGCCAGCATCCCGAGCGTCGAGAGCGTGTTCGGGCATTAGCGCAGCGGCTGCGAGCTGACTTGGGACTGACGTGCGACGAGCCAGAGAACAGCGTGCCGATCGTCCCGATCCCACTGGGTTCGGAGCGGGTGGCGTTGACGATTTCCCGGGAACTGAGGGAGCTGGGTTTCTACGTTCCCGCGATTCGCCCGCCGACCGTCCCCGAGAATGGATCTCGACTGCGAATCTCGCTTTCCGCGGCTCACCGTGATGATCAACTGCAGCGACTGACGCAGGGGCTGCAGAAATTCCTCGGCGAGAATCAACGGCCGGATTTTTAGCGGCAATTCGCCAATGTTTCATCGCGGTTTGGGGGCTGTGCAAAACCTTGCACGCTGAATCGGTGGCAAATCGTTACTCAAGCTCAGCGGCTGCGTAAATGTGTGATTGCGTGTCCTACGCAAACCTGCCCTCTATCTGATATCTTCTCATACGTTTTGGGCGATCGTCCCTCAGTTCCCCTCCGACCCTGCACGAGAATCGCAGTGCCACGACGCGACGACATCAAAAAAATCCTGTTGATTGGAAGCGGCCCGATTGTGATCGGCCAAGCTTGTGAGTTCGATTATTCGGGGACCCAGGCTTGCAAGGCGCTACGCGAGGAAGGCTACGAGGTCGTCTTGGTCAACAGCAATCCGGCCACGATCATGACCGATCCGGCGACCGCGGACGCGACCTACATCGAGCCGCTGACTTGGCAGATGGTCGAGAAAGTCATCGCGCGGGAACGCCCCGATGCCTTGCTGCCCACGCTGGGGGGGCAAACCGGACTCAATGTCGCGATGGATTTGGACGCACACGGAGTTTTGGAGAAATACGGCGTCGAGATGATCGCCGCGAATGCCAAAGTGATCGCGAAGGCCGAGGAACGCGAGCAGTTCAAGCAGGCGATGGAAAAGATCGGCTTGGACGTCTGTCTCGGCCGAACCGTCAAAACGTTGGAGCAAGCACGCGAGGCCTTGGAGCTGGTCGGGTTGCCCGCCGTGGTGCGTCCCAGTTTCACCATGGGCGGCAGCGGTTCCGCGATCGCGTACAACAAAGACGACTTTGACGTGTTGGTCAAAAGCGGGTTGGATCAGTCTCCGGTGACGGAGGTTCTGATCGAAGAATCCATCATCGGATGGAAAGAATACGAGATGGAAGTGATGCGGGATCGTGACGACAACGTCGTGATCATCTGTAGCATCGAGAACTTCGACGCAATGGGAGTACACACCGGTGACTCCATCACCGTCGCACCAGCTCAGACGCTGTCCGACAAAGAGTACCAGCGGATGCGTGACGCCTCGTTGGCCGTGATTCGTGAGATCGGTGTCGAGACCGGCGGCAGCAATATCCAGTTTGCGATCGAGCCCGACACGGGCCGCATGATTGTCATCGAGATGAATCCTCGGGTCAGTCGCAGCAGTGCGTTGGCGAGTAAGGCGACCGGGTTCCCGATCGCAAAGATTGCTGCAAAGCTCGCAGTCGGTTACCGCCTCTGGGAATTGCGTAACGACATCACGCAAAAGACGAAGGCTTGTTTTGAGCCCACGATCGACTACGTCGTGACCAAGATGCCGCGATTCGCGTTTGAAAAGTTTCCTGATGCCGATTCTACGCTGACCACACAGATGAAATCGGTCGGTGAGACGATGGCGATCGGGCGAACGTTCCGCGAGTCACTGCAGAAAGCGTTGCGAGGACTGGAGGTGGGTGCCTTTGGCCTGGGTTGTGACAATCGTGATTTGTGGGGAACCGACGAGCAGCCAGACATCGATGCGATCAAAGCAAAGCTGGGGACGCCGGGCGCCGAACGTATCTTCTACATGCGATACGCGATCAAGGCCGGGATTTCGATCGATGAAATCTTTTCCCTGACACACATCGACCGATGGTTCTTGGACCACATGGTTCAGATCATCGAAATGGAAGAACGCATCGCGGCGATCGGCAGTCTGGACGAAATCAACCATGACCAGATGTGGGACGCAAAACGCGACGGGTTTTCTGATCGTCAATTGGCGAAATTGCTTGGGTCGACCGAGACCAAAGTCCGTGCCCGACGCTTGGAACTCGGCATCAAACCGGCGTACAAGAGCGTCGATACCTGCGCCGCGGAGTTTGAAGCTTACACGCCTTATTACTACAGCACCTACGAGACCGAAACCGAACTGCCGCCCAAAGGCGACCAAAAACGTGTCATCATCCTGGGTGGTGGTCCTAATCGAATCGGTCAAGGAATCGAGTTCGACTACTGTTGTTGCCACGCCAGTTTCGCGTTGCGTGAGATCGGTATCGAAAGCATCATGGTCAACAGCAACCCGGAAACGGTCAGCACCGACTATGACACGTCCGACATCCTGTTCTTTGAGCCGCTGACGATCGAAGACGTCTTGAACATCTGCGATGCGACTCAGCCCGACGGAGTGATCGTCCAGTTCGGCGGACAGACCCCGCTGAACTTGGCTCGCGGATTGCAAGAAGCCGGTGTGCCGATCATCGGAACCAGTGTCGACACGATCGAGGCCGCCGAAGACCGAGAGCGTTTCCAGCAGTTGATCAACGACCTGCAATTGCGTCAGCCGCCAAGCGGAATTGCACGCAACATGGAGGAAGCTCGCAAAGAAGCGGATCGCATCGGGTATCCAGCACTGGTGCGTCCGAGTTTTGTTTTGGGCGGACGTGCGATGGAGATCTGCTACGACCGATCACAGTTCGAGCGTTATGTCGCGGAAGCGTTCATTGTCGCCGACGGACAGCCGGTCCTGATCGATCGTTTCCTGGAGGATGCCACGGAAGTCGACGTGGATGCGATTTGCGATGGAACCGATGCGGTGATCATGGGGATCATGGAACACATCGAGGAGGCCGGTGTACACTCGGGCGACTCCGCTTGTGCGATTCCACCGTTCAGCATCCCACAGCCGGTGCTGCAAGAGATTCGCGAGGCGACAGAGAAACTCGCCAAGGCGCTCAATGTCATCGGCATGATGAACATTCAGTTTGCGATCAAGTTGGAAGACGGAACGCCGACGTTGTACGTCTTGGAAGTCAATCCTCGCGCGAGCCGTACGGTGCCGTTTGTTGCCAAGGCGACAGGTGTGCCCGTGGCAAACTTGGCCACCAAAGTCATGGCGGGTCACACGTTGAAGCAACTGGGGGTCACTTCGGAGCCTATCCCGCGTCACGTGTCGATCAAAGAAAGCGTTTTTCCGTTTCGCAAGTTTGCCGGTGTCGACATCGTCCTGGGTCCTGAAATGAGGAGCACCGGCGAAGTGATGGGCATCAGCGAGCTGTTTTCGCTGGCGTTCGCCAAGAGCCAAATCGCTGCGGGTGCCGAGTTGCCCGATAGCGGAAAGATCTTCTTGAGTCTCAGTGCGCGACACAAGGATTCCGTGCTCAGTCTCGGCAAATTGTTGCGGGAGCTCGGGTTCAGCCTGTTGGCAACCACGGGAACCGCCAAGCGTCTAGAGGATGCCGGCGTCCCGGTCGAACGCGTCAAAAAGATCGCCGAAGGACACCCCAACTTGATCGACTACCTCAAGAACGAGGACGTTCAGTTGATCCTGAACACACCCAGTGGCAAAGGTGCCAGAACGGACGAAGGCAAGATCCGAGCCGCGGCGGTGCAGTACGGAGTTCCCTGTATCACGACTTTGGCTGCCGCCGAGGCTGCCGTCAGGGCGATGAAAGTGACACGTGAAATGCCGATGGAAGTGTTGTCACTGCAGGAACGATACGCCGAAACGAACTGACAGCGAAGTCCCCGCTAGGGCTGCGATTGTGAATGGACTTTGATTGGAAGCGATGCAAAAACCAGCACGAAGCGCAAGCGAGTGAATATAGAACAGTGAGACACTCGCTAGCGCTTCGTGCTGGTATCAAAGCGCAATTCGCGATTTTGGCACCTAGTAATCTGCGACAACTTATCTTTAGGGTAGTGGATCTTGTTAAAGATCCTGTAGCGGTAGGATCTTTGGCAAGATCCACTACGGCAAACCCTAACTTCTAGCTGTCCCAGACCACTAGTGGCCAACCAGCGTCAGCCAGCTGGGACGGAAGATCATGACGAGGCCGAGGACCAGGATCACCAGTCCGCTGAGAAGTTTCAGCCATCGGCCCTCGCGTTCTTGCATCTTGCGATTGGACAGTGTGACCACGGTGATCCCCAGCAGGATCGAATCGTCGAGCATGTAGGCCAAGATGTAGAGTCCGAGATACAGATAGTTCTGCCATGCGGGCAGATCCTGCAGCGTCAGGATTTGGGTGTACAGAGCGGGCAAGCCTGCCGTGCAGAGTAGCTCGACCATGTTGACGACGACGGCCAGAACGACAACGCCTGCCAATGCCGCGGTCATGTACTTGGCTTGGGCAATCTCACGCACGCGTCGGTACAACCCAGGCTTGCTTTTCTCAGGGATCGAAAGCGACACGCCTTTCTTGAACGCGAAAAAGTCCTTGACGTTGATGACACCGATCGTCAAAGCGATCAGCCCCAACGCAATCTGAACGGGGCGAACAATTCCGATCAGCAAGAACATGCTCAGCCAGGCAGCCATGAACGCATAGTAGGCGAGGCCGCTGACGACGACGAAGGTACCGGCGATCATGATGATCTTGCGACGGTCTTTGATGTTGACCAGGATCGACAACAGGAAGACCAGAATCCACATCGCGCACGGATTGAACCCATCGACAAGCCCGACGATGAACGTAAAGAGTGGCAAGCCCATGTCGGTGACACGAACTGGGCCGAACCATGGCAGCTCGATCGTATCCGACGGCGTACCGGATGCCTCCTCGGGCGGTTGCAGTGTAGCCGCGCCGACATCGCCCTCGGTGGCTTCACCCGGCAACTCGAATTCAGGAAACTCCATCACCGGTGAATCGTTTGAATCCGACGTTTCGGATAATGCATCCGGTGCTTGAGCGGCTTGCAACACGTTGATCAGCGAAATCAATCCCGGTTGGACTTGCGACGGTTTGGTTTGCGACGGTTTGGGCGGCGGTTTGTCGTCAGGTTTCCCGGCAGGCTGTTTTGCAGACGGTTCGCTTGCGACTTCGCGGATCCAGTCCTCCAGTTGCCGGCCGGTTGTCGCGTCCCCGGAGTAACCCACAATGACGCGACCCGCAAAATCAAACGTGGGCAGACCCGGCGATCCGCCCACTGCGCTGCTGAGGGCATGCCAACGGGCGCGAGCGATATCGTCTCCAGTGATTTCGTGTATTCGATACTCGATTGCTGGCCAACGTTGCTTCAATTGAGGCAAGAACCGTTTGGCTTCCTGGCACTTGGGGCACGTGTCGCGGGTGTACACGTCCATCGTCAGCAAAGCTTCGATCCCCGGGCCACTTCGCTGTGCGTCCAGGAAACCGTAGTACATTTGTCGGCAACTGTAGAAGCTCGGCACCACTGGTTTGGGGCGGCCAAATCGTTGGGTCAACGCGTACAAGCGTGCCAGTTGCTCGCGATCCTTGAGCACATCATGAACGACGACATCTAGGCCGGGACGTTTGTTCTTGAGGTGTTCGATGTACGCGATCGTTTCAGCGGACTTTGGCAGATCCGAGCGTAGGAAGACCTCCATCTGTACCGTGTGGACTGCACTAACGTTGGCGGCATCATCGTCGCTCCACGCTGTCGTCGGTGTGTATGAGAGCAACGCAAAGAGAAACACCAGTGGAGTCACGGCGGACAAACGCAGTCGTGCGAAGGGGTCAATGAACATGCTGAACATGCGGGCGTTGGTGGCGTGGGCTGGGCTGATCCGTCACTCGTCCGCAAAGCTTGTGCCGCAACACCAATTCTGTAGCTCGTTGTTACAGTGTGCCGCATGGCACTGCATTTGCATTAACACAGTCGCCACCAAGTACACCGAACATACTCACACGAGAACGGATGAGGCTGCGACGATGTCTGGACTGCGACCACAAAAGACGCTCGTTCCGATTGATTTTAGTGATCTGGCATACGATGCTTTGGAACGTGCCCTGGAAATCACGGATCCTGATGGTTACGTCGATGTCGTTCACGTCTTACCGATCCTGTCAGCGATGGAACTCGGCTATCTTTACGGTAATCTGACGGATGATTCGCGGATCGCGCACGTGACAAAGATCTTGAAGGAGCGATTCGCGGCCGTGAAATATGACCGAGTGGAACTGCACATTGCGATCGGCGATCCTGGCAGCCACATTGCCGAGCTTGCGAAGCAGCTGAAAACAGATTTGATCGTCATCCCCTCGCATGGTTACGGTTTTTTGAAGCACTTGCTGCTCGGTTCTACGGCAGAACGTGTGATACGATTGGCTACCTGTCCTGTGTTGGTGTTGCGTGAATCGTCAGAATCGCCAGAGTAGCGTGGGCGAATCCGCGCGGTATGTGCGAGGTGCGTGCGGCAGTGCACAGATCACAACGGCCGTGACATCGACAAACATGTCTATCGAACAAAAGATCTGCAATCCGCTTGAGTTTCTGGGACGACAAAACCAGTGCCGAATATTGATGACGAACCGTTTACAAAGAGGCAATCCTTGTCTGATCCTTGGCGTGTCATGCCAGCGGAGATCGTCGGCATAGACGACGAAGTTCGTTCGGTGAGGACCTACCATTTGCGGCTGAGCGACAGTGGTGATGCGGCGAGCTATCGCTTGCGCGCCGGGCAGTTCAACATGCTGTACTTGCCGGGGATTGGCGAAGCCGCCATATCAGTCAGTGGCGATCCGAGTGACTGCCACGAATTGGTCCACACCGTCCGAGCGGTCGGAAACGTCACCAACCGGTTGGCGTTGTCCACCGTCGGCACGACGTTGGGCGTTCGCGGACCGTACGGTTCGCATTGGCCGTTGGAACAGTGCAGCGGTTGCGATGTGGTTTTGATCGCGGGAGGGATTGGGTTGGCACCGCTGCGTCCAGTGATCTACGAATTGTTGGCCAAACGCGAGCGTTTTGGCCGCATCTGGTTGCTGATGGGGGCACGCAGTCCGTCCGATCTGCTTTACGCGACTCAGTACATGAATTGGTCGTATGAAGGCATCACGGTGCAGACGACAGTCGATCGACCGACCGATGATTGGTCGGGAAATGTTGGTGTCGTCACACCGCTGGTGGAGCGTCTGGAGCTTGATCGCCCCAATCAAACGGTGGTGATGACTTGCGGACCAGAGATCATGATGCGGTTCGCTGCAAGGTCGGCGCAGCGCATCGGTGTGTCGACTGATCACATTTGGGTTTCTCTGGAACGAAACATGACGTGCGCCTTTGGCCATTGCGGGCATTGTCAGTTTGGACCCCATTTCATTTGCAAGGACGGACCCGTGCTGAGATACGACCGCGTCGCAGCGTTGTTGGAGGTGCGATCGCTATGAGCAAGTCAACGACACGCAAGCGGTTGGGAGTTTTTAAGTTTGCTTCGTGCGACGGATGCCAGTTGTCGCTGTTGAGTTGCGAAGACGAGTTGTTGGATGTCGCCGACGCGGTGGAGATTGCTCATTTCCTGGAAGCCTCCAGCCATATCGGTGAGGGACCCTACGACTTGGCATTGGTCGAAGGCTCGATCACGACGGCAAGGGATGCTCAGCGAATCTTGGAAATCCGTCAACAGTCGCGCAAACTCGTCACGATCGGTGCGTGCGCGACCGCGGGAGGAATCCAAGCCTTACGAAACTGGGCCGATCATGCGGAGTACTTGCGGCTGGTTTACGCGAATCCACAGTACATCGACACGTTGGCAACGAGCACGGCGATCGAAGAACACGTGGAGGTTGATTTTCAGCTTCGTGGTTGCCCGATCGACAAGATACAACTACTGACGGTGATCAAGGCGATGATCACGAATCGTCGTCCGAACATTCCGACACACAGTGTCTGCATGGAATGCAAACGCAGGGGAACGGTGTGCATCGCAGTCACGACCGGTCAGCCTTGCGTCGGCCCGGTCACTCAAGCCGGATGTGGGGCAATTTGCCCCGCCTATGACCGACCGTGCTACGGATGCTTTGGGCCTGCCGAGCAAGCGAATTGTGAGCCGTTGTCGGACCACTACTTGGCATCGGGAACGTCTCCGCAGCATTTGATCTCGCAACTGCGCAACATGAACGCAGGGGCACGCGTCTTTCAGATCGAAAGCGATCGTGTCGAGCGTGGCAGACCGAAACTTATTTCAAAATCCGAGACGAACTCATGACAGACGGATCGACTCGCAAGATTACCGTGGAGGCGCTCACTCGCGTGGAAGGCGAAGGCGCGCTGCACGTTCGGCTTCGCGATGGCGGAGTCGAAAGCGTGAAACTGTCGATCTACGAGCCGCCCCGATTCTTTGAAGCGTTCCTGCAGGGACGACGTTTGGAGGAAGTGCCCGATATCACCGCCCGCATCTGTGGAATCTGTCCGGTTGCCTATCAAATGACATCCGTGCACGCGTTGGAACAGGCCTTGGGAGTCGAAATCACACCCGAGATCCGCATCCTGCGTCGCTTGCTCTACTGTGGTGAGTGGATTGAGAGCCACGTCCTGCATATTTACATGCTCAACGCACCCGATTTTTTTGACTCACACAGTGGGATCGAACTGGCAAAGCGGTTTCCCGACGAAGTCACCCAGGGGCTGAGGATCAAGAAGGTTGGCAATCGGCTATTGGAGATCCTGGGCGGACGTGCGATCCATCCCGTCAACGTCCGCGTCGGCGGTTTCTACAGGTCTCCGGAGGTTTCGCAGCTGACCGAGCTGCTGCCGGACTTGGAGTCCGCTCTGGATGCGGCGATTGAGTCGGCACGATGGGTGGCCGGATTTGACTTTCCTTGTTTTGATCTGCCGATGGAGATGGTCGCGTTGCAACATGACGAGGAATATCCGATGAACGAAGGTCACATCGCGTCCTCGGCGCGGCCAAAGATCGCTGTGGCTGACTACGAGAAACACTTTGCCGAAGTCCACGTACCGCATAGCACGGCACTGCAGTCGGAGATCGGTGACGCAGGGGCTCCGTATTTCCTGGGACCGCTGGCGCGTTTGCGATTCAATCACGAGAGACTTTTTCCGCAGGCAAGACGCTTGACCGATGAATTGTTTCCCGATGGACCGACCGAGAATCGCTTTCATTCGATTCTGGCGCGCAGCATCGAAGTCGTTCATTCGCTGATCGAAGCGATCTCGATCATCAAGTCGTTTCGCCCACTGAAGCGTCCTTTCGTGGAGTACACGCCGTGCAACGGATTTGGTTGCGCCGCGACGGAGGCACCGCGAGGGATGATCTATCACAGCTATCAGGTCAACGACGTCGGCGAGGTGGTCACGTCAAAGATCGTTCCACCGACGTCACAGAACCAAAAACAAATCGAACTCGATTTAGTCGGATTTCTGCCATCGATCATCCAACAGTCCGACGATCGCGTGGCGGCGGAATGCGAAAAGTTGATTCGCACGTACGATCCCTGTATCAGTTGCAGCACTCATTTCCTCCGATTAACGATGGAGCGCCGATAGCATGGTTCGCGACAAGCATACTTTGATCATCGGGATCGGCAGCCCACACGGTGACGATCAAATCGGCTGGTTGGCGATCGATGAGTTGTTGTTACAC from Stieleria varia carries:
- a CDS encoding aminotransferase class I/II-fold pyridoxal phosphate-dependent enzyme, giving the protein MAFEHLFQSQSQRRREHRDRVLVPRQCDGTILIEPDGSRLINFGSNDYLGLAACPDSVPDGMSADFSNGLPSGSTASALVCGWSDLHQQLADDLATLESTEAAVLFPSGFAACCGTVATLAEKGDLILSDALNHASLIDGCRLSRADCLVYPHRDVSVVEQLLQTHRAKYARVWIVTDTVFSMDGHTAPLVALCDLAEEHDATLIVDEAHATGVLGASGGGLCEHLGVRQRVAIRIGTLSKAIGAQGGFVAAPAIVVDHLINHCRTLIFSTALAPSAVAAGRSGLLQIRQHPERRERVRALAQRLRADLGLTCDEPENSVPIVPIPLGSERVALTISRELRELGFYVPAIRPPTVPENGSRLRISLSAAHRDDQLQRLTQGLQKFLGENQRPDF
- the carB gene encoding carbamoyl-phosphate synthase large subunit; the protein is MPRRDDIKKILLIGSGPIVIGQACEFDYSGTQACKALREEGYEVVLVNSNPATIMTDPATADATYIEPLTWQMVEKVIARERPDALLPTLGGQTGLNVAMDLDAHGVLEKYGVEMIAANAKVIAKAEEREQFKQAMEKIGLDVCLGRTVKTLEQAREALELVGLPAVVRPSFTMGGSGSAIAYNKDDFDVLVKSGLDQSPVTEVLIEESIIGWKEYEMEVMRDRDDNVVIICSIENFDAMGVHTGDSITVAPAQTLSDKEYQRMRDASLAVIREIGVETGGSNIQFAIEPDTGRMIVIEMNPRVSRSSALASKATGFPIAKIAAKLAVGYRLWELRNDITQKTKACFEPTIDYVVTKMPRFAFEKFPDADSTLTTQMKSVGETMAIGRTFRESLQKALRGLEVGAFGLGCDNRDLWGTDEQPDIDAIKAKLGTPGAERIFYMRYAIKAGISIDEIFSLTHIDRWFLDHMVQIIEMEERIAAIGSLDEINHDQMWDAKRDGFSDRQLAKLLGSTETKVRARRLELGIKPAYKSVDTCAAEFEAYTPYYYSTYETETELPPKGDQKRVIILGGGPNRIGQGIEFDYCCCHASFALREIGIESIMVNSNPETVSTDYDTSDILFFEPLTIEDVLNICDATQPDGVIVQFGGQTPLNLARGLQEAGVPIIGTSVDTIEAAEDRERFQQLINDLQLRQPPSGIARNMEEARKEADRIGYPALVRPSFVLGGRAMEICYDRSQFERYVAEAFIVADGQPVLIDRFLEDATEVDVDAICDGTDAVIMGIMEHIEEAGVHSGDSACAIPPFSIPQPVLQEIREATEKLAKALNVIGMMNIQFAIKLEDGTPTLYVLEVNPRASRTVPFVAKATGVPVANLATKVMAGHTLKQLGVTSEPIPRHVSIKESVFPFRKFAGVDIVLGPEMRSTGEVMGISELFSLAFAKSQIAAGAELPDSGKIFLSLSARHKDSVLSLGKLLRELGFSLLATTGTAKRLEDAGVPVERVKKIAEGHPNLIDYLKNEDVQLILNTPSGKGARTDEGKIRAAAVQYGVPCITTLAAAEAAVRAMKVTREMPMEVLSLQERYAETN
- a CDS encoding glutaredoxin family protein, producing MFIDPFARLRLSAVTPLVFLFALLSYTPTTAWSDDDAANVSAVHTVQMEVFLRSDLPKSAETIAYIEHLKNKRPGLDVVVHDVLKDREQLARLYALTQRFGRPKPVVPSFYSCRQMYYGFLDAQRSGPGIEALLTMDVYTRDTCPKCQEAKRFLPQLKQRWPAIEYRIHEITGDDIARARWHALSSAVGGSPGLPTFDFAGRVIVGYSGDATTGRQLEDWIREVASEPSAKQPAGKPDDKPPPKPSQTKPSQVQPGLISLINVLQAAQAPDALSETSDSNDSPVMEFPEFELPGEATEGDVGAATLQPPEEASGTPSDTIELPWFGPVRVTDMGLPLFTFIVGLVDGFNPCAMWILVFLLSILVNIKDRRKIIMIAGTFVVVSGLAYYAFMAAWLSMFLLIGIVRPVQIALGLIALTIGVINVKDFFAFKKGVSLSIPEKSKPGLYRRVREIAQAKYMTAALAGVVVLAVVVNMVELLCTAGLPALYTQILTLQDLPAWQNYLYLGLYILAYMLDDSILLGITVVTLSNRKMQEREGRWLKLLSGLVILVLGLVMIFRPSWLTLVGH
- a CDS encoding universal stress protein; translation: MSGLRPQKTLVPIDFSDLAYDALERALEITDPDGYVDVVHVLPILSAMELGYLYGNLTDDSRIAHVTKILKERFAAVKYDRVELHIAIGDPGSHIAELAKQLKTDLIVIPSHGYGFLKHLLLGSTAERVIRLATCPVLVLRESSESPE
- a CDS encoding FAD/NAD(P)-binding protein, translating into MSDPWRVMPAEIVGIDDEVRSVRTYHLRLSDSGDAASYRLRAGQFNMLYLPGIGEAAISVSGDPSDCHELVHTVRAVGNVTNRLALSTVGTTLGVRGPYGSHWPLEQCSGCDVVLIAGGIGLAPLRPVIYELLAKRERFGRIWLLMGARSPSDLLYATQYMNWSYEGITVQTTVDRPTDDWSGNVGVVTPLVERLELDRPNQTVVMTCGPEIMMRFAARSAQRIGVSTDHIWVSLERNMTCAFGHCGHCQFGPHFICKDGPVLRYDRVAALLEVRSL
- a CDS encoding oxidoreductase, yielding MSKSTTRKRLGVFKFASCDGCQLSLLSCEDELLDVADAVEIAHFLEASSHIGEGPYDLALVEGSITTARDAQRILEIRQQSRKLVTIGACATAGGIQALRNWADHAEYLRLVYANPQYIDTLATSTAIEEHVEVDFQLRGCPIDKIQLLTVIKAMITNRRPNIPTHSVCMECKRRGTVCIAVTTGQPCVGPVTQAGCGAICPAYDRPCYGCFGPAEQANCEPLSDHYLASGTSPQHLISQLRNMNAGARVFQIESDRVERGRPKLISKSETNS
- a CDS encoding Ni/Fe hydrogenase subunit alpha — its product is MTDGSTRKITVEALTRVEGEGALHVRLRDGGVESVKLSIYEPPRFFEAFLQGRRLEEVPDITARICGICPVAYQMTSVHALEQALGVEITPEIRILRRLLYCGEWIESHVLHIYMLNAPDFFDSHSGIELAKRFPDEVTQGLRIKKVGNRLLEILGGRAIHPVNVRVGGFYRSPEVSQLTELLPDLESALDAAIESARWVAGFDFPCFDLPMEMVALQHDEEYPMNEGHIASSARPKIAVADYEKHFAEVHVPHSTALQSEIGDAGAPYFLGPLARLRFNHERLFPQARRLTDELFPDGPTENRFHSILARSIEVVHSLIEAISIIKSFRPLKRPFVEYTPCNGFGCAATEAPRGMIYHSYQVNDVGEVVTSKIVPPTSQNQKQIELDLVGFLPSIIQQSDDRVAAECEKLIRTYDPCISCSTHFLRLTMERR